The sequence below is a genomic window from Drosophila gunungcola strain Sukarami chromosome 2L unlocalized genomic scaffold, Dgunungcola_SK_2 000007F, whole genome shotgun sequence.
GCCTGTGCTCGGGCGATGGTTGGGGCTGGACTGCGGGTGGTGGGCCTGGCACGGCGGGAGGCCAAGATGAAGGAGCTGAGGGAGGGTCTGCCCACCCACCTGCAGGCCAACTTCATTCCACGGCGGTGCGACGTCTCCAAGGAGGAGCAAGTGGTCAGCGCCTTCGAGTGGATCGAACGCGAGCTGGAGGGCGCCGACGTGCTCTTGAACAATGCTGGCATCACGCGCGAGACGGAACTGGTCACTCCGGGCAACACCCAGAAGCTCAGGGAGGTCCTGGACACCAACGTGATGGGTGTGATTTGGTGCACCCGCGAGGCCTTTCGCAACATGAAGCGGCGGGGCGGCGAGGGCCACGTGCTCATCATCAACAGCATCGCCGGACACCAGGTGCTCAACTTTATCGACGTGCTGCCCTCGTTCAATATCTATCCGGCCAGCAAGTTCGCCATCACGGCCATCACGGAGACCTATCGCCAGGAGTTCCAACTGCACACCAACAAAATCCGGGTGACCGGCATTTGTCCCGGGGCGGTGAGCACGAACATCTTCCCGGAGGAGATCCATTTCTACGTGAAGGACATGGCCAGGCTGGATCCAGCCAACATAGCGGACGCTGTGATGTACGCTCTGCGAACGCCACCGCATGTGCAGGTGGGCAGATCTCCTCTGAGTTTACCGAATATTGACACACTaaccgattccgattccgattctaCTCCATATCTTTAGGTTCACGAAATTACTATCAAGCCTATGGGCGAAATCTTTTGAAATCCAAGCTGTACTTAAGCTATTTCTGAAGGTTAAGGGGTGACCGGAATAGTCAGCTATGTGATACCGGATTTTACATTGGTATCAAATGTTTAACACtattaacaaattttgatgttatttgtatattttttcagcCAATGTTTTTATTCTGAACGTTGCAAACAAAtaagttatattattttaaacaagatTAGTTCCCCTGAGTTGAGTGCGTTACCCCCAAAAATGAGGCGTTATATTTATGtgcagaaataaataaactacaCATGTTACTCgtgaaaaacataaaagggtatattgtactTCCTAAAAAGTATGGAACAGTCAAAAGAAAGCATTTTCGACTCTTAAAAGTTGATAAAtgaaagcaaagaaaatgtctgatatatttttatgggttaaccagaattaaaaattttatttttatattttagcaGTATTGGTGGTATACGCTGTCAATAAAATTCGAAACaaactttaagaaaaataagtttatttaaaataaaactctaGCGTTATTTGTCAAGCTTAATAAAAGAACTCAAAAAGTAATCATTAGATGACTAAAAAATGGGATGGAATTGaaactgaacaaaaaataGTTGTTTTGAGACTTATTTAAAACTCAATCCCTCaagttttgaaataatatgGGAGAAAAATGTAACAGGATTCGTATGGTGCTGTGCACAAATGTTTTAGTACTTGTATAGTTAGACTTATTTTAGGAATTTCgtgtgaaaattaattttttgttaaaaaaatagtaatcATATTTTTCCGTTCctgacaaaaaaattgtaaaagttacaaaatgtatatcagaaattttaaaagtgtcATCCAAACCACCGTCAAAAAAAAGTCACTTTAGGGAGAAATTGCTTGCTTTTACCAGTTACACACTTTtagaaaattgttaaattctcttttactttttactcttaaaataacaattagtTAACATCTCTTCAAAAGAAGTTGTAAAACCCTAGTTTTGGCCCATTGGACCATTGACCATTT
It includes:
- the LOC128253115 gene encoding farnesol dehydrogenase, whose amino-acid sequence is MQLFLGLRPVSAHHSSVTGGMERWQNKLAVVTGASGGIGAACARAMVGAGLRVVGLARREAKMKELREGLPTHLQANFIPRRCDVSKEEQVVSAFEWIERELEGADVLLNNAGITRETELVTPGNTQKLREVLDTNVMGVIWCTREAFRNMKRRGGEGHVLIINSIAGHQVLNFIDVLPSFNIYPASKFAITAITETYRQEFQLHTNKIRVTGICPGAVSTNIFPEEIHFYVKDMARLDPANIADAVMYALRTPPHVQVHEITIKPMGEIF